GAAAATCAGGCGCGTTATTTCAAACGAAGAAATACCGCTTACAGAAAGCGGGCATCATGAAAAGGCGGAGCAGGAGGATCAGGGGAAAGCCCGTATCGAAGGACTCGATGCCGACGGTCTTATGGAAAACGCAAACAGAATGTACGCAAAAGAGGATTATTATTCCGCTTACTATTACGCCTCAATGGCCTTTCGGCTTGACAACACAAGGGTTGATGCAAAAAATATGATCGTTACATCAATGGAAAAGATAAAATCATACGATCTGTCCGGGGAAGATGAAAGAATCCGGAGTCTGTATTTGAAAAAACAGGAAGGATACGAGAAACTGGCAAGCGGGGAGTTCATATCGGCATACTATCTGTTCAAGGAATTACATGAGGAGTACCCGGCCGATCAGGACGCAAGCGATTACCTGGCAAAAATCGAAGGGGAATTTCTCGATAAACTCGCTTTCTTCTATGAAGAATTGGAACATCTCGACCTTCTTGTCGGTGTCCGGGATATCCTCTTTTCCAATCAGATTGATGAAACGGAAGCCGAGTATGTTTCCGTCGAAAAAATGGTCCGTGTCGATGAGGGGATATATTTCTTTAATACCGAGGTGATGCGCGTTTCCCCTTCCGGAACCATCCTGAGTCATTATCTGGCCCCCTACGGCAAGTATATGTTTGTCGATACCTCGATGCTTTCGGGCGGAAAGGAAAAAAAGCGGTCCAGCCACCATATTAATTTCAACTGTATCTATAAAAACTCACCGGTTCGGGGAAGCGGCCTCAGGCAGGGAACGGATCTGCTTCCCGTCTATTTCATTCAATCGAAAAAAGAAGGGAATGAACTCAAAAACATACTCCCGCTTTCGCCCGACATCAGCCTGTTCAAGAATTTCAGATCGACGCCGGACAATCTCCGGGAAACGGGACTGCTGGAACTCCTTTCAATTGCATTCAATCGGGAATACGAAAAGGCGGGTTATTCGATAAAAACGGTCGATGCTGAAATTGTGACAAGATGCATGTTACCCTTTCTCTTCATCGTATTTTCCCTCTTCGCGATCGCATTGGGCTGGGCGTGCCGTTCCCGTTATGAAGATCGTCCGTCATTGTTTACCATGATCTTTATCCCCGTATTCCCCATTGTCGTCACACTTTTCATCCGGTTTTTCATGACGGGTATGATGACGCTCTTTGATTTTTTCACGCTCATCTTCCCCCTTCTCGTATCGCTAGCGGTCTGCATCGCCATCCAGTTTATCTTCATCTTTGCCGGGCTGATCGTTATCGCGGGGAAACTCACCGATTGACACCTTTTTCATGGTTCAGCCCGCCCTACCAGACCATCTCCTTGGCGTCGGCGTCGATATAAATCGGGTCCTTGAGCGACCATTTCTTCAATATGGTCCTGCCGACTCTGGCAGCCGCCTGCTCCGGAGTTATCGGTGCCTCTTTGCCGCCCATATCGGAACTGAACCATCCGGGATGCATCGCCAGAATTTTAATCCCCTCTTCCCTGAACCGTGTCTGGAGAATTTTCGAAGCCATGTTCAGGGCGGTTTTGGACATACAATAAGAATACTCGGTTTTTCTCCAGGCATTCCCGATCGATCCCGCTTCGGATGATATATTGATCACGAGTTTTTTGTCGCCCGCTTTGAGGAGGGGGATAAAGGCTTTTATCACCATCAGGGGCGCAATCGAGTTGACGAGAAAGGTCTGTTGGTAGACGGAGAAATCGATCTCGTCGAGATCGGGTTTTTGCTGTTCGAGATGAACCGCCGCGTTATTGACGAGAATATCGAGATGGGGTGTTTTCCCTTTTATGGCCTCATATGCATCCAGCAACTGCTTTTCATTTGTCACATCCGCACCATAAAATGCGAACCGTTCTCCATGTTTCTTCTCAAGATCCTTCATCCCGTCGCTTTTCCGTCTTCCGAGACCGATAACACGGTGACCGTTTTCAAGAAAAAAATCCGCGAGGGAGAGTCCAAGCCCCCGCGTGACGCCGGTAACGAGTATGTGGAACGACAGTTTGTTCATACGCTTCCTTTTCATCATTTCAGAATAGTCTTCAGGTTGACACGATTATAGTATAGTAAAAGCGGGCGGGGATATCCACATAAAAAAACTGTTGGAAGGGAGGATCTGAACCATCCCTTCCAACAGCAAGCATGCCGAAAAATCTCGAGACGATTACATCACCGGAATTGCGGGTATCGGAATCGTATATGAATATTTCAACGAATATGCATAGCCATTGACCGTATATCCTCCGGAAAAATCAACTGTGGCGTTTGCCCCGTCGTTTGTCATAGAACATTCCATGTCCCAGATCACATCGTAGCGTTCACCCTTCCAGACAATCTTCATTCCGCCTACATAACTCATCTCCATATTCATATAATCATCCATGGTCATCGTCATCGTCAATGAACCGTCCGCGACCGCCTGATAATACCCTTGAGCTTTAAATCCGGAAAACGTTATTTTTCCGACCCAGATGACGGGGTAAAAGTCATCATCATTATACTCATACCCGACTTCGATAGTACATGTCCCCGATCCGTTCGTATACGTACCGTCTCCGGTCCCCCGCGATTTCATCAGATTAACGTTGTTGATCTCACCTATTGCGGGCAACATTTCCAGCATGACGCTTCCCATCACCGTCATTGCCATCTGCTCCGCTTCCGCCTCGGCAAGGGGCGGTGAATCCGTGGAGCAGCCCGAAAAGAAAAGTGCCGCGCAGACCAGCACGGGAAAAACAAATGCCTTTTTCATTATATATTCCTTTCTTCCATATGATGTCTCTGTACGCACCAGTATACCACATATCGGTTATATTTCAAGAATTTTTCTCATATCAGCCGGGTTCCTCACTTTCCCTTGTCCGTTCGACCCTGGCGCCCAGGATTCTCAACCGCTCGGCGATATTCTCGTATCCGCGTTCGATCTGGTAGACATTATGCATCGTGCTCCTGCCCTCCGCGCAGAGTGCGGCAATCAGCAGACCCATCCCCGCCCTCACGTCCGGCGAGACGAGTTCCGATTCCTTGAGCCGCGTGGGCCCGGCGACGACGGCCCGGTGGGGATCGCAGAGAATGATTCGCGCTCCCATGCCGATGAGTTTGTCGACAAAAAACATCCGGGATTCGAACATTTTCTCGTGAATGAGAATCGTTCCCTCCACCTGAGTCGCCACGACCAGGGCGATACTGATCAGATCCGGTGGAAAGCCGGGCCATGGGGCGTCATCGATCTTCGGGATCATCCCTCCCAAATCGGGAACCACTTTCAGTTTTTGTGACGGTGAAACATAGATCGTGCTTCCGTCCGTCTCCCATGAAATTCCGAGCTTACCGAAAGCAATTTTTGTCATCCGGTGATGGTGCGGGGCCGCGTCCTCGATTTCGAGCTCGCCCCGGCTTGCCGCCGCGAGGCCGATGAACGACCCCACCTCCATATAATCGGAACTTATCGAAAACTCGGTACCGTGCAGTTTTTTCACGCCCTCTATGGTGAGAATATTCGAACCGATACCGCCGATCCGCGCGCCCATCCGATTCAACATCACGCACAGATCCTGAATATGCGGCTCGGATGCCGCGTTCATGAGGGTCGTCGTGCCCCCGGCCAGAACGGCGGCCATAATCGCGTTCTCCGTGGCGGTGACCGACGCTTCATCGAGGAAAATATCCGTTCCCATGAGTTTTTGAACCTCGAATACGAATTTCCCGTCGATGGTAATCTTTACACCCAGTTCCTTGAGCGCGAGAAAATGGGTATCGAGCCGCCTTCTCCCGATAACATCGCCGCCCGGCGGCGGGAGGACAACCTTTCCTGTTCTCGCGCAAAGGGGACCCGCAAAAAGAATCGACGCCCTGACCATCCGGGAATATTCCGGGGAAATCTCCGTGCGGTTGATATTATTCGTTTCAAGCACGTAGACGTTTTTTTCCGGCCGCTCGATTTTCGAACCGAGGTCTTCGAGAATCCTGACCATAACGGTCACGTCTTCCAGATCGGGTATATTGCGGAGAACAACCCGTTCGTCGGTGAGGAGTGTCGCGGCGAGACAGGGGAGAGCTGCATTCTTGTTTCCGCTCGGTCTGATTTTTCCCCGTATGGGGAATCCTCCCTCGATAATATATTTATACATAGTCCGATATGGTAACTCTTGGCGATAATAATGTCAATAATATGACATCTTCAAGGTATGATTGTGCAATTCATAGCGAATTGTGCAATTCATAGCGAATTGTGCAATTCATAGCGAATTGTGCAATTCATAGCGAATTATAAAGGAACGTTCGGCTCTCGACAAACCGGAGACGATTTATTCAGCGGGAATCGGGTACAGGACGAACTGCCGTTTGCCGAAGGGATTTTTGAGCATGTAGATGAGGACTTCCGGAATCACCGACAGACCGTTTCCATAAATGATACGAAAGGAGAGTTTGAAATAGGAACCTTTCCCGTCTTTGACATAAAAAGGATTATCGAGTATCTCGGGAAAGACAACCTCCTCGATCCCGTCGAGAACATTGATGCCGGTAAGATCCTGTTCAAAAAAACGCGACAACCCGAACAAATTAAAAAGTATCTGTTGCTGCGTCATCCCCGATTTTTCAAATTTCCGCTTTTCGGCCGGATCGAGTGAATACGAAAGAAGTTGTTCGATACTGCCGGTCAGACAAATTTCCCTGAGTCCTTCGAGAAAACCATTGAGGTTTCTCACGATATTTATTGTCTTGTATTCGATAAACCTCTTTTTGTTCCACCTTTTCCATGTGAGAAATGTCTCATATCCGACACCTTCCTCCATCCCGCGTTCATACAGAAGAATATCGAGAATACCGTCATTATCGATATCCTCGACAATGGTCTTTACCGAAACCGTCTCCTTCAGACTGACGGTCGCAACGGGATAAATCACCGGACTTTTAAAAACAAGCCATTCCTGCACGGACCCCTCTTTGGTTTGAAACGAAACAGCGATGACGACGGGATCGGGCTGGTTTTTATCGAGGTTGAACTTTGTAATCGACCCGTACACCGAATGTTCCCCCAGGGCTATCGAATTAACGAGGGAATAACTGTCGTTGTGAAGGGAAAATATATTGAAAAAAAAGGGAAACACTTCCCGTTTTTCCTTGAACAGGCGGGAAAAATCCGATATGAACTCGAGCTGCGCGTTCGCCGGATCGTCGCTTTTTATACTCAACACACATACTTCTTCCACGTCGTCCTGCGTGAAATCATGGATAAGATAGAGGATTTTTTTGTTGTTGACAAGGGGGTAGTCCGGATAATGAAAGAGACCCGCAATTTCATCATGTACTTTCTCCCGCCTGAACGGGGCCGGTGAGGCAGCCGCACCCGTATCGCTTTTATCGTCATGAAGCGAAGAATCCGTCTTGCCGCTTCCGAAGAGACCGGCGTTTTGTTCCTCGTCCTTTCCGAAAGTACCGTCTTCCTTGTCTCCGCTTGCGTCATGGATTTCGTTTTGCCGGGAAACCGATGTGCACACGGAAAACAGGGGAAGGATTGCCATCAGCATAATAATCACGGGCCCCGCTGTCTTTTTCATCTCATTCTATTATCGTTAATTTATGGTGTTCTGTTCAAGTCCCTCATTGGGTATTTTATCCGGTTTACCGGCGGAGCATGCGTGCTGCCAAAATGCCGCGGATCGGTAAAACGAGGATGCCCGCCGTCGGGCGGTGCAAAGAGAGTGTCCCGTGAATCGACGGCGAACAGCCGGAAACGGAAGCGTTATGGACAACGGCGATAATTTACCGTATACTCATCAATGATCGGGCGCCGGAAAAAGATCGAACCGGTATATCGACTCTTTTTCCAAAAACGAACGGGTGTAAAACGGAAATCCCGCAAGGAGGGGAGAGCATGAAAATAATGAAGTTCGGAGGCAGTTCTATCGCGAACAGCACACTCATCGAAAAAGTGGCGCGAATTGTCGCCGGTGAATCGGAAAAAACCGGGATTTGCCTCGTCCTGTCGGCGATGAAAGGGGTGACCGACCTTCTCATCGGGTGCGCAAGGGAAGCCGAAAACGGCAAAACATGCTATAAAGAAACCTTCAACGAGATTAAGAAAAAACACCTCGATACGGTTGAAACACTCTTCACTCAAAATAAAAAAAAGGAAATCAGGGAAGCGGTCATTTGGATGCTTTCGGAACTCGAGGAAATTCTGCACGGTATCGAACTCGTGCGGGAATGCTCCGCGCGAAGCCTCGACGTCGTCATGAGTTTCGGAGAAAAACTCAGCTGCCGCATCATGGCATCCTATCTCCCCGTCCTGGGACATGAAGCCGTTTTCATCGATGCAAGCGACGGGGTCATTATCACCGATAACGTGCACGGCAGCGCGGCCGTTTTATTTACACAAAGCTATAAAGCCATTTTGAAACGAATCAAAAGCGTAAAAGGAATTCCCGTTGTCACCGGTTTTATTGCATCGACTTCAAGCGGTGTCGTCACGACATTGGGACGGAACGGCTCCGATTATACGGCATCGATCGTCGGCGCGGGACTCGATGCGGATATCATCGAAATCTGGACCGATGTCGACGGCGTATTGAGTGCCGATCCTCGGTATGTAAAGGAAGCGTTCGTCATCCCCGAACTCAGCTACCAGGAAGCCATGGAGCTTTCGTACTTCGGAGCAAAAGTGATTCATCCCTACACGATGATTCCCGCAATCGAAAAGAAAAAAAACATTCTCATAAAGAACACACTCAATCCGGAAACCAAAGGAACCCTCATCGCGGATACGGTGAAACGTCATTCCACATGCATTACCGGTATCGCCTGTATCGACCGGATCGCGATCATCAATGTCGAAGGGTGCGGGATGGTCGGTATTCCCGGTATCGCCGCACGAATCCTGGGTGAAATAGCGGCCGCACATATCAATATCATCATGATATCGCAGGCATCATCCGAACATTCCATCTGTCTGGCCCTGAAAGAAAACGAAGCGGTCAAGGCACACGACCTGCTGAACCGGGCGCTGGCGGACGAACTGGCGACAAAACAGATTCAGAATATCGATCTTCTTCGGGATCTGGTTATCATTGCCGTCATCGGTGAAAACATGAGGGGGACGCCGGGGATTTCAGGACGCCTCTTCAGCGCCCTGGGACTCAAGAAGATCAATGTGTACGCGATCGCGCAGGGCTCGTCGGAAAGAAACATCAGTTTCGTCACGGGGAGCGGGGACAAGGAACAGGCCTTATTGACGCTTCATCACGCGTTTCTGGAAGTCTCACCGGAGAATACATCGGGATAAAAAAATTTGACTTTTCTCCTTTTTATGCAAATAGTTTAATTATGGCATTATGGAAAAATCTGTCGCAACATCCGTTTATCCTTGAGATCATGATCGAAAAACGAGGAGGGTTTTTTTATGATCCGGAAAGAAAGTAAAAAATATTCCGCAAAAACCCCCGCGACCGCCTGCGCGATACTGATCTCGTTTTTTTTTCTTATCGCCGGATGTGATGCGCTGCATAAAAGGATTTCACCGGATACCGAAGCGCCGGAGGAATCGTCCGGAATCAAGGACGCCGCCCGGATCGAACGATCCCGGCTCAATCTGTTCGGGAAAAAGGTACTTGCCCTCTATAAATCCACCGAGAATCAGACGGACAGGGAAAATCTGATTCTCTATCATCTGGCGGATATTCTCAATGATATGGGGTTTACCATCGAATACTGGGATATCGATTCGGGTATTCCCGATTCGCTGATCATGCAGGAAATAAGGGTCATTATCAGCTGGTACGGCAGCCCCGAGATGGAGGACCCGGTCGCCTATCTCGATTTTATCGACCGCTCGGTCAATGAAGGAAGAAAGTTTATCGTCATCGATAATTTTGGCGCATGGCGTTACCGGAAAGAAGGCGACGAGGTCTACGTGGACATACAACGGCTGAACCTCACCCTCTCGAAACTCGGCCTCTGGTATCTCGGTGAATGGGCCCAGGGAAAGGACGTGATCGCTATTTCGGAGAAAGTACCGGAAATGGTCGAGGCGGGCGGAAAACAGATACTCACCGAGGAAAGCTTTTACTATTATTTTCTCAAGGTCGACAGGGACCTCGACGTCTATCTTTCCCTGAAAAGAAAGGACGAGGATTTTGAAGCGAGTCCGGTGATCGTATCGAACCGGAACGGCGGTTTCGTTTTTTCGACATATATCTACCGGATGGACCAGGACGGGACGGCGACCATACTCATCGATTTCAGGAAATTTCTGAAAACGGCGATCTTCCCGTCATATAAAAACGAACATATCGGTCTGATCGCCGATACCGGGAACGACCCCTCCCGTAAACTCCTCGAATACGCAACGGAAATCCTTGCCCGCGTCAAGCTTCCGTTCACCGTCATCACCAGGGACCAGTTCGAACGGCTTCTGCCAGGCGATCTTTCCCGTTTTTCCGCGGTCGGGCTCATGGTCGCTTCCGCTGAAGGGTTGAACGGTCAGATATTCGAAGATTATCTGGATTCAGGCGGGTCCCTTGTCTCGTTCCTCCAGTTTTTTGCCTCATCGCCGGTTCCCTGGCTTGCCTCGACCGCGCGCGAACTGTCCGAAAAAGAAGTGGTAATGAACGGATACAGAATAAACGGTGGCTTCGCACTCGGGGAATCGGTTTCCGTCGAACGGGAAGAATTCAGGTGGCAATGCGGTTTCC
The sequence above is drawn from the Spirochaetales bacterium genome and encodes:
- a CDS encoding SDR family NAD(P)-dependent oxidoreductase → MNKLSFHILVTGVTRGLGLSLADFFLENGHRVIGLGRRKSDGMKDLEKKHGERFAFYGADVTNEKQLLDAYEAIKGKTPHLDILVNNAAVHLEQQKPDLDEIDFSVYQQTFLVNSIAPLMVIKAFIPLLKAGDKKLVINISSEAGSIGNAWRKTEYSYCMSKTALNMASKILQTRFREEGIKILAMHPGWFSSDMGGKEAPITPEQAAARVGRTILKKWSLKDPIYIDADAKEMVW
- the murA gene encoding UDP-N-acetylglucosamine 1-carboxyvinyltransferase, with translation MYKYIIEGGFPIRGKIRPSGNKNAALPCLAATLLTDERVVLRNIPDLEDVTVMVRILEDLGSKIERPEKNVYVLETNNINRTEISPEYSRMVRASILFAGPLCARTGKVVLPPPGGDVIGRRRLDTHFLALKELGVKITIDGKFVFEVQKLMGTDIFLDEASVTATENAIMAAVLAGGTTTLMNAASEPHIQDLCVMLNRMGARIGGIGSNILTIEGVKKLHGTEFSISSDYMEVGSFIGLAAASRGELEIEDAAPHHHRMTKIAFGKLGISWETDGSTIYVSPSQKLKVVPDLGGMIPKIDDAPWPGFPPDLISIALVVATQVEGTILIHEKMFESRMFFVDKLIGMGARIILCDPHRAVVAGPTRLKESELVSPDVRAGMGLLIAALCAEGRSTMHNVYQIERGYENIAERLRILGARVERTRESEEPG
- a CDS encoding DUF2194 domain-containing protein; amino-acid sequence: MIRKESKKYSAKTPATACAILISFFFLIAGCDALHKRISPDTEAPEESSGIKDAARIERSRLNLFGKKVLALYKSTENQTDRENLILYHLADILNDMGFTIEYWDIDSGIPDSLIMQEIRVIISWYGSPEMEDPVAYLDFIDRSVNEGRKFIVIDNFGAWRYRKEGDEVYVDIQRLNLTLSKLGLWYLGEWAQGKDVIAISEKVPEMVEAGGKQILTEESFYYYFLKVDRDLDVYLSLKRKDEDFEASPVIVSNRNGGFVFSTYIYRMDQDGTATILIDFRKFLKTAIFPSYKNEHIGLIADTGNDPSRKLLEYATEILARVKLPFTVITRDQFERLLPGDLSRFSAVGLMVASAEGLNGQIFEDYLDSGGSLVSFLQFFASSPVPWLASTARELSEKEVVMNGYRINGGFALGESVSVEREEFRWQCGFLFPDDTARVLGTDFDDTHPLLWSAEKGNGKVLVWNWDGFLWAELVGLILESFLYVRPVGVCGTLGIGHLFIDDWPLPMYNVTKEPVETTDTEFYTEVWWPDVKNIIDRFEIPYSAYLIFNYNATVEPPFTGGEFFAADNMASLKTANELMTNDREVGFHGYNHMSLTREKTNANINKWPSIAMMEGSLTEGKKTWINLFGENSLPFGYVAVNNIISEEGIIALHRVFPSIRTVSALRWGTEEETYTEIGPHPRIPSIYFIPRISFGYRFDEQLRTLVVSGMSGPGFISHFIHPDDVYDEERSNGKNWETLKEEFAQIFGFIRTHYPWVEWLGLRELHKRLLEHDATTFTFRRTNENLEVFTSAGGLFRVRLNGKRLEAIKGGTVIHHYRNQNAFIIKTHDRHCVLTIR
- a CDS encoding aspartate kinase, which translates into the protein MKIMKFGGSSIANSTLIEKVARIVAGESEKTGICLVLSAMKGVTDLLIGCAREAENGKTCYKETFNEIKKKHLDTVETLFTQNKKKEIREAVIWMLSELEEILHGIELVRECSARSLDVVMSFGEKLSCRIMASYLPVLGHEAVFIDASDGVIITDNVHGSAAVLFTQSYKAILKRIKSVKGIPVVTGFIASTSSGVVTTLGRNGSDYTASIVGAGLDADIIEIWTDVDGVLSADPRYVKEAFVIPELSYQEAMELSYFGAKVIHPYTMIPAIEKKKNILIKNTLNPETKGTLIADTVKRHSTCITGIACIDRIAIINVEGCGMVGIPGIAARILGEIAAAHINIIMISQASSEHSICLALKENEAVKAHDLLNRALADELATKQIQNIDLLRDLVIIAVIGENMRGTPGISGRLFSALGLKKINVYAIAQGSSERNISFVTGSGDKEQALLTLHHAFLEVSPENTSG